In Humulus lupulus chromosome 7, drHumLupu1.1, whole genome shotgun sequence, the following are encoded in one genomic region:
- the LOC133790817 gene encoding superoxide dismutase [Cu-Zn] → MVKGVAVLNSSEGVKGTILFAQEGDGPTTVTGNVSGLKPGLHGFHVHALGDTTNGCMSTGPHFNPAGKDHGAPEDAHRHAGDLGNITVGDDGTATFTIIDKQIPLCGSNSIIGRAVVVHADPDDLGKGGHELSKTTGNAGGRVACGIIGLQG, encoded by the exons ATGGTGAAGGGAGTTGCTGTTCTTAACTCTAGCGAGGGTGTCAAGGGAACTATCCTCTTTGCTCAAGAAGGAGATG GGCCAACAACTGTGACCGGGAATGTTTCGGGCCTTAAGCCTGGCCTTCATGGTTTCCATGTCCATGCTCTTGGGGATACCACAAACGGTTGCATGTCGACTG GTCCACACTTCAATCCAGCTGGTAAAGATCATGGCGCCCCTGAAGATGCGCACCGTCATGCTGGTGACCTTGGAAACATCACTGTTGGTGATGATG GAACCGCTACTTTCACAATTATTGACAAACAA ATTCCTCTTTGTGGGTCAAACTCCATCATCGGCCGTGCTGTTGTCGTTCATGCTGATCCTGATGACTTGGGAAAGG GAGGACATGAGCTAAGCAAGACCACTGGAAATGCCGGTGGCAGAGTTGCTTGCG GTATTATCGGTCTTCAAGGTTGA